From Cytophagales bacterium, the proteins below share one genomic window:
- the yidD gene encoding membrane protein insertion efficiency factor YidD, with amino-acid sequence MRIVFSIVVLFLAVQVVGQDLRADLALVKSEALHKEEFKEEKSSFFKGILKVYSNHISDQIINDCIYEESCSEFSQGAMRAFGPLKGSMLSMDRMMRCNRLSQSGTMPVRFNEIGKISDHWYRYAKKK; translated from the coding sequence ATGAGAATTGTTTTTTCTATAGTAGTTCTATTTTTGGCTGTTCAGGTAGTAGGCCAGGATTTACGTGCAGACCTGGCACTCGTTAAATCCGAAGCTTTGCATAAGGAGGAATTCAAGGAAGAGAAAAGCTCCTTTTTTAAAGGAATATTGAAGGTTTACAGTAATCACATTTCCGATCAGATCATCAATGACTGCATTTATGAAGAATCCTGTTCCGAATTCAGTCAGGGTGCGATGCGTGCTTTTGGCCCGTTGAAAGGTTCGATGTTATCCATGGACCGCATGATGCGTTGCAACCGGCTATCTCAATCCGGAACCATGCCCGTTCGTTTCAATGAAATTGGGAAAATTTCAGATCATTGGTATCGTTATGCCAAGAAAAAGTAG
- a CDS encoding TM2 domain-containing protein, with amino-acid sequence MPRKSSALVVCLLLGFVAFSQTNFQEDFRFLKHLEGLEEWQEGLLLLTQLEPQAISSGRADTLNFFKGKFTYKSKQPEASVEAFRLVNESNLEYYRYARFFGAFQSAYTGNVSSATDFLNAYQPEDSLSIRIKNLQLAGLNLMNRDYTSYLDRQSQFTLNYELEPYEQGMMERYNDLQAYKKKSPFVAGLMSAIVPGAGRFYMGKPGQGIAAFFVTGVFGLQAWEGYRKDGPDSARFIIFGSLFTISHVANIWGSALGVRIRREEFNDQMNASILLDMHIPLRVLVD; translated from the coding sequence ATGCCAAGAAAAAGTAGTGCACTAGTTGTTTGCTTGCTGCTGGGATTCGTTGCCTTTTCACAAACCAATTTTCAGGAGGACTTTCGTTTCCTAAAGCATCTGGAAGGTTTGGAAGAGTGGCAGGAAGGCTTGCTGTTACTCACCCAATTGGAACCACAGGCAATCTCGTCAGGCAGGGCAGATACCCTCAATTTCTTTAAGGGGAAATTTACTTATAAATCAAAACAGCCAGAAGCTTCGGTGGAAGCATTCCGATTGGTAAATGAATCCAATTTGGAATACTATCGATATGCGAGGTTTTTTGGAGCGTTTCAGTCAGCATATACTGGAAATGTGTCTTCAGCTACTGATTTCCTGAATGCTTATCAACCGGAGGATAGTTTGTCTATCCGGATCAAAAACCTTCAATTAGCTGGATTGAACTTGATGAACAGAGATTACACCAGCTATCTGGATCGCCAAAGCCAGTTTACCTTGAATTACGAATTGGAGCCTTATGAACAAGGCATGATGGAACGATACAATGACCTTCAGGCGTATAAGAAAAAGTCACCGTTTGTAGCAGGGTTGATGTCTGCCATTGTTCCCGGAGCAGGTCGATTTTACATGGGTAAACCCGGACAAGGGATAGCTGCGTTTTTTGTGACTGGTGTTTTTGGGCTACAGGCCTGGGAAGGTTATAGAAAGGACGGACCCGATAGTGCCCGGTTCATCATTTTTGGCTCTTTGTTTACCATCAGCCACGTGGCCAATATCTGGGGGAGTGCCCTGGGTGTGCGAATAAGAAGAGAAGAATTTAACGATCAAATGAATGCATCGATATTGCTGGATATGCATATTCCTCTGCGGGTGCTTGTGGACTAA
- a CDS encoding TM2 domain-containing protein has product MKKFLSVLVLVFVGYMGTAASSDYFVNDAEVEHVLTTSVINDLNTTEFDLQTALATASVKADKSVAVSAILAWFLGGLAIHRVYLGGKGGLILIYFITCGGIFGIVPLVDFFDIILGNMDRYIDNDKFIVW; this is encoded by the coding sequence ATGAAAAAATTCCTATCTGTACTAGTACTTGTTTTCGTCGGATACATGGGAACTGCCGCCAGCAGTGATTACTTTGTAAATGATGCGGAAGTAGAGCACGTGCTGACTACTTCTGTGATTAACGACCTGAACACGACTGAATTTGATCTACAAACTGCACTAGCAACTGCTTCAGTAAAAGCTGACAAAAGTGTTGCTGTTTCTGCGATCCTGGCATGGTTCCTTGGAGGTCTTGCGATCCACAGGGTTTATCTTGGTGGTAAAGGAGGTCTGATCCTAATTTACTTCATTACTTGTGGTGGTATCTTCGGTATTGTACCTCTGGTTGATTTCTTCGACATCATCCTAGGTAACATGGATCGATATATCGACAATGACAAGTTCATCGTTTGGTAA
- the dinB gene encoding DNA polymerase IV, protein MIEANDPKRAIIHMDLDAFFVAVECLRDDRLKGIPLIIGGKDGRGVVTSCSYEARKFGIHSAMPTRLALQLCPDAKVISGDMEAYSYHSRMVTDIIKEDAPVFEKSSIDEFYVDASGMDRYFGTFQWARQLRQRINKETGLTISMGMSTNKLVAKVATGEYKPNGEKQVERGTESEFLSPLPVRKIPSIGPKTTLFLAEMGVTHVHILRKMPLKLLEKAFGKHGKSLWLKAQGIDHTPIQQYEERKSISTECTFSEDSIDIPKMKSMLTAMVERLCHQLREENKLTACVSVKIRYANFDTETKQKHIAYTGSDQVVLQTVQRLYDALYTRRMRLRLVGVRLSDLVHGHHQIDLFADTQESLQLYQALDHIKTLHGPHKIIRASTMGLDSRIRMSRNAFQA, encoded by the coding sequence ATGATTGAAGCAAACGATCCAAAACGCGCCATCATCCATATGGACCTGGATGCTTTCTTTGTGGCGGTTGAGTGCCTCAGAGATGACCGCCTCAAAGGCATCCCATTAATCATTGGTGGAAAGGATGGCCGAGGTGTCGTCACTTCTTGTAGCTACGAAGCAAGGAAATTCGGCATTCACTCTGCCATGCCTACGCGGCTGGCTCTTCAGCTTTGTCCGGATGCCAAAGTGATTTCCGGGGATATGGAAGCTTATAGCTATCACTCGAGGATGGTCACGGATATCATCAAAGAGGATGCACCGGTATTCGAAAAATCGTCCATCGATGAGTTCTATGTAGATGCTTCAGGAATGGACCGGTATTTTGGTACTTTTCAATGGGCCAGACAATTGCGTCAAAGGATAAACAAAGAAACAGGCTTGACCATTTCCATGGGTATGTCCACCAACAAACTAGTGGCAAAAGTGGCCACAGGTGAATACAAACCCAATGGTGAAAAACAGGTGGAACGGGGTACGGAAAGTGAATTCCTCTCTCCCCTTCCGGTAAGAAAAATTCCTTCCATTGGTCCAAAGACCACTTTATTTCTAGCTGAGATGGGAGTTACTCATGTACACATCCTCAGGAAAATGCCTTTGAAGCTTTTGGAGAAAGCATTCGGGAAACATGGAAAATCGCTTTGGCTCAAAGCCCAGGGCATTGATCACACGCCTATTCAACAATACGAAGAACGTAAATCTATTTCTACTGAATGTACGTTCTCGGAAGATTCTATTGATATCCCAAAAATGAAATCCATGTTGACTGCCATGGTCGAACGACTTTGTCATCAATTGAGGGAAGAAAATAAACTCACTGCCTGCGTTTCGGTTAAAATCCGCTATGCCAATTTCGATACGGAGACGAAGCAAAAACACATTGCCTATACAGGCTCGGATCAGGTGGTACTTCAAACCGTACAACGACTTTATGATGCCTTGTATACACGACGAATGCGACTCAGACTAGTAGGTGTACGACTAAGTGATCTTGTACATGGTCATCATCAAATTGATCTCTTTGCCGATACACAGGAATCGCTACAACTCTATCAAGCACTGGATCATATTAAAACGCTTCATGGGCCTCATAAAATCATACGTGCTTCTACCATGGGGCTCGACAGTCGTATTCGTATGAGTCGCAACGCCTTTCAGGCTTAA
- a CDS encoding LexA family transcriptional regulator: MSVIANNIKSLRKKLGFTQEQFAQKVGIKRSLIGAYEEARAEPRLQTLVAIAEALEVSTDALINDDLTKGHISPAQKPVKILSITVDEQDNENIELVPQKAAAGYLNGYADPEFVTELPKFQLPVLPKNATYRAFEIQGDSMLPLTPGTIVIGKYIESADDIKNGKTYILITRLEGIVYKRVFNYIQDKGKLFLVSDNKAYSPYETDPETVEEIWEAKAYISIEFPDPDAEDEISLEQLTNLVKEVRLDVKDLKKGLS, translated from the coding sequence ATGTCAGTCATTGCCAATAACATCAAGTCACTTCGGAAAAAACTGGGTTTTACCCAGGAACAATTCGCCCAGAAAGTGGGGATCAAACGGTCCTTAATTGGTGCTTATGAAGAGGCACGTGCGGAACCACGCTTACAGACCCTGGTGGCTATTGCTGAGGCATTGGAAGTATCTACGGATGCCCTGATCAATGATGACCTGACCAAAGGACATATTTCACCTGCTCAGAAACCAGTTAAGATACTGTCCATTACCGTGGATGAACAAGACAATGAGAACATCGAACTGGTTCCTCAGAAAGCAGCAGCAGGTTACCTGAACGGTTATGCAGATCCCGAGTTCGTTACAGAACTTCCGAAGTTCCAATTACCTGTATTGCCAAAGAATGCGACCTATCGTGCATTTGAGATCCAGGGGGATTCCATGTTGCCTTTGACCCCAGGAACTATTGTTATTGGTAAATACATCGAATCAGCTGATGATATTAAAAATGGAAAGACGTACATCCTAATCACACGACTGGAAGGAATCGTTTATAAAAGAGTATTTAACTATATCCAAGACAAAGGCAAGCTTTTTCTGGTTTCCGATAATAAAGCGTACTCTCCATACGAGACCGACCCGGAGACCGTAGAAGAGATCTGGGAAGCCAAGGCGTATATTAGTATTGAGTTTCCCGATCCTGATGCAGAAGATGAGATTTCTCTGGAACAGCTTACGAATTTGGTAAAAGAAGTCCGACTAGATGTGAAGGATCTAAAAAAAGGTCTTTCTTAA
- a CDS encoding DUF5686 family protein, translated as MKPLTTLVIFLTCFTAWGQSETTITGKVIESRTGTPIPFANVFFVGTTEGGITDFDGNFKVTTTTPVDSLEVRYIGYISKKKPIKRGKDQIVNFQLDENLTELEEVVVYAGENPAWPIMRNVIANKKKNDKRSLKAYEYESYTKIEIDVDNISDKFKNRKLVRKITSVLDSIEQIAGEDGKPILPIFISEAISRYYFRTDPTYRHENVIKTKLRGVGLTDGTTTSQVIGSTLQEYNFYQNWLNIVNKEFVSPIANGWKGNYHYYLEDSLYIGDDFCYRIEFEPKNEQNLAFRGMMWIAKDDYALKRIDAAVGKSANLNYIERIKIQQDLKRTKAGAWLPEKSRVVVDVAQVTKKTAGLIAKFYISAKDFVVNEPKDLQFYQNPVTMEEDVQVYDEAYWREHRHDTLSATEMNVYRMIDTLRYIPMIKLMTDAAKIAATGYFRLNNHFDIGHYSTFFGNNDIEGIRLGIGGKTRIGLSKHFTLGGYYGYGIDDERHKFQLYGDFILSRKRWTKLRVEKQKEVDQVWLLNRDIQGGSFFYTFSRFGTLTQPFLFNKNRVSLTRQLKAGWQQNIDFKQQSFTPLFDFNYRTSEVNDPLTTSSDFDITEVKVSTRWGKDEIFVMNDNERVSLGTVKWPAVTFTYTYGIKGLFGSDFEYHKLGLRIEKRQKVASLGISRYQFNAGMVIGDLPYPLLYNTIGNETPFYVNFAYNLLNFFDFTADRYAELRYRHSFEGLILNHIPLLRKLKWRLVANANVLYGSLREDNRNLVVDEGGVPVQPFNTLGSKPYVELGYGIENIFKVARVDFFHRLTYLDNPGANKFGVKISFQLIL; from the coding sequence GTGAAACCACTAACTACCCTCGTCATTTTTTTGACCTGTTTTACTGCTTGGGGGCAGTCTGAAACAACAATTACCGGTAAAGTCATCGAATCCCGCACGGGCACACCTATTCCTTTTGCTAATGTGTTTTTCGTTGGTACTACGGAAGGAGGAATTACCGATTTTGACGGAAATTTCAAGGTCACTACAACTACACCTGTAGATTCTTTAGAAGTTCGATATATCGGATACATCTCGAAGAAGAAGCCTATTAAAAGAGGTAAGGATCAAATCGTTAATTTTCAACTGGATGAAAACCTTACCGAATTGGAAGAGGTGGTTGTTTATGCAGGTGAAAACCCGGCATGGCCGATCATGCGTAATGTCATCGCGAATAAGAAGAAAAACGATAAACGATCGCTGAAGGCTTACGAATATGAGAGTTATACCAAAATCGAGATTGATGTAGATAACATTTCGGATAAATTCAAGAACCGGAAACTGGTGCGTAAGATCACCTCTGTATTGGACAGCATCGAGCAGATTGCCGGAGAAGATGGAAAACCGATTTTACCAATTTTCATCTCAGAAGCCATTTCACGTTATTATTTCAGGACCGATCCGACTTATCGACATGAAAATGTCATTAAGACAAAGCTCAGAGGTGTCGGATTGACCGATGGCACTACTACGTCACAAGTCATCGGGTCCACGTTACAGGAATACAACTTCTATCAGAATTGGCTGAATATCGTTAATAAGGAGTTTGTGTCGCCGATCGCTAATGGTTGGAAAGGTAACTATCACTATTATCTGGAAGACAGCCTATACATCGGCGATGACTTTTGTTATCGGATCGAGTTTGAGCCCAAGAATGAACAAAACCTGGCTTTTCGGGGCATGATGTGGATCGCGAAAGATGATTATGCATTAAAGCGCATTGATGCTGCTGTAGGAAAATCCGCAAACCTGAATTACATCGAAAGAATCAAAATTCAACAGGACCTCAAACGAACAAAGGCAGGTGCGTGGTTACCCGAGAAATCCAGAGTAGTCGTGGATGTGGCGCAGGTGACCAAGAAGACCGCTGGTTTGATTGCCAAATTCTACATTTCTGCTAAAGACTTTGTGGTGAATGAACCCAAAGACCTGCAGTTTTATCAGAACCCGGTAACCATGGAGGAAGATGTACAGGTCTACGATGAAGCTTATTGGCGGGAACATCGACATGATACCTTAAGTGCTACGGAAATGAATGTATATCGCATGATCGATACGTTGCGATATATCCCAATGATCAAACTGATGACAGATGCGGCCAAGATCGCAGCAACAGGCTATTTCAGGTTGAATAACCACTTTGACATTGGACACTACAGTACTTTTTTTGGAAACAATGACATTGAAGGAATTCGATTAGGCATAGGAGGGAAGACCAGGATTGGCTTGAGTAAACATTTCACCCTGGGAGGTTATTACGGTTACGGCATTGATGATGAACGCCATAAATTCCAGCTTTATGGAGACTTTATCCTCTCAAGAAAGCGCTGGACCAAGCTACGGGTCGAAAAGCAAAAAGAAGTGGATCAGGTCTGGTTGCTGAATAGAGATATTCAGGGGGGAAGTTTCTTTTATACATTCAGTCGATTTGGGACACTTACACAGCCATTCCTGTTTAATAAAAACCGAGTTTCACTTACCCGGCAATTGAAGGCAGGTTGGCAACAGAACATCGATTTCAAACAACAATCTTTCACACCCTTGTTCGATTTTAATTATCGAACCAGTGAAGTCAATGATCCATTGACGACCAGTAGTGATTTTGACATCACTGAAGTGAAAGTAAGTACCCGCTGGGGTAAAGATGAGATTTTCGTGATGAACGATAATGAGCGGGTCAGCCTGGGAACCGTCAAATGGCCGGCTGTAACGTTTACTTATACCTACGGGATCAAAGGACTGTTTGGCAGTGATTTTGAATACCATAAATTAGGATTGCGTATTGAGAAAAGACAAAAGGTGGCTTCTTTGGGAATCTCACGTTATCAATTCAATGCTGGAATGGTGATTGGCGATTTACCTTATCCGTTACTGTACAACACCATTGGAAACGAGACCCCTTTCTATGTGAATTTTGCATATAACTTATTGAATTTCTTCGATTTTACGGCTGATCGGTATGCGGAACTTAGGTACCGTCATTCGTTTGAAGGATTGATATTGAATCATATTCCTTTATTACGTAAGTTAAAATGGCGTCTGGTGGCCAATGCCAATGTCCTTTACGGAAGCCTCCGGGAAGACAATAGAAATTTGGTGGTAGACGAAGGTGGTGTGCCCGTTCAGCCGTTTAACACGTTGGGAAGCAAGCCCTATGTTGAACTCGGTTATGGTATCGAAAATATTTTCAAGGTAGCACGTGTGGATTTCTTTCATCGACTGACCTATTTAGATAATCCTGGTGCAAACAAGTTTGGAGTTAAGATCAGTTTCCAGCTTATTTTGTAG